In one window of Gossypium arboreum isolate Shixiya-1 chromosome 4, ASM2569848v2, whole genome shotgun sequence DNA:
- the LOC108457800 gene encoding tropinone reductase homolog At5g06060-like, with product MAETAINSKPKNSRWFLNGMTALVTGGTRGIGHAIVEELAGLGASVYTCSRNGDELNKCLKEWESKGFLVNGSVCDASSKDQRLKLIDNVASVFNGKLNILVNNVGTNIRKPTVEYTAEEYSKLMSTNFESSYHFCQLAHPLLKASGKGSIVFISSVAGLTHVGSGSIYAPTKAAINQLTKSLACEWAKDNIRTNCVAPWYIRTSLVERLLEKKEFMEKVISRTPLERIGEPEEVSSMVAYLCLPAASYITGQIVSVDGGFTVNGFNPSVDLLS from the exons ATGGCAGAGACAGCAATCAACTCTAAGCCTAAAAACTCAAGATGGTTTCTCAATGGAATGACTGCCCTTGTCACCGGTGGCACTCGAGGAATTGG GCATGCTATAGTGGAAGAACTTGCAGGGCTTGGGGCTTCTGTTTACACATGTTCAAGGAATGGAGATGAGTTGaataagtgtttgaaagaatggGAAAGCAAAGGGTTTTTGGTTAATGGGTCAGTTTGTGATGCCTCGTCTAAAGACCAAAGGCTGAAACTGATAGACAACGTTGCCTCTGTTTTCAATGGGAAGCTTAACATTCTT GTCAATAATGTGGGAACAAACATCAGGAAGCCAACAGTTGAGTACACCGCGGAAGAATATTCAAAGCTGATGTCAACAAACTTCGAATCTTCATACCATTTCTGCCAACTTGCGCATCCACTTCTAAAAGCATCTGGAAAAGGCAGCATTGTGTTTATTTCGTCTGTTGCAGGTTTAACCCATGTTGGCAGTGGATCCATTTATGCACCAACTAAAG CTGCTATTAATCAGCTCACAAAAAGCTTGGCCTGTGAATGGGCAAAGGATAATATCAGGACCAACTGTGTTGCTCCCTGGTACATCAGAACCTCACTTGTTGAACGT TTGCTTGAAAAGAAAGAATTTATGGAAAAAGTAATATCTCGAACGCCACTTGAACGGATTGGAGAACCAGAAGAAGTGTCATCAATGGTAGCATATCTTTGCCTTCCGGCTGCTTCTTACATCACTGGACAGATCGTTTCTGTGGATGGAGGATTTACAGTGAATGGCTTCAATCCTTCAGTTGATCTTTTATCATAG